Proteins encoded together in one Coffea arabica cultivar ET-39 chromosome 2c, Coffea Arabica ET-39 HiFi, whole genome shotgun sequence window:
- the LOC113731904 gene encoding WEB family protein At3g51220, giving the protein MEIQTSLHDHDEKPISPPAASDYGSKVDTSRPFRSVKEAVAIFGERFLAGEIYAPKAFSFPKQETPCFYTPSPSPKKSQEFESWKSVDSNDPNLAEFLKKLEAELEETKMELKVLKEKESETEVALASLNAELHKNMSRLAQAEAAAAAKATMASRSAIPDRKRDDDQRDGLTVTEEERRKDLLVRLETSPTLAQMLDTAAEKEGLFGGRYKEKKTIKKKPIIPLVGDLFSRKKGSSTSMINPLYASSHVNLN; this is encoded by the coding sequence atggaaatccaAACTAGTCTTCATGATCATGATGAGAAACCTATTTCGCCACCAGCAGCCTCAGATTACGGATCCAAAGTTGACACTTCGCGCCCTTTTCGTTCTGTCAAAGAAGCTGTAGCCATCTTTGGGGAAAGATTCCTGGCTGGAGAAATATATGCTCCGAAGGCATTCTCATTTCCAAAACAAGAAACGCCATGCTTCTACACACCCTCACCGAGCCCCAAAAAGTCTCAAGAATTCGAGTCATGGAAATCAGTTGACAGCAACGATCCAAATCTTGCAGAGTTTCTCAAGAAGCTCGAAGCTGAGCTCGAGGAGACAAAGATGGAGCTGAAAGtgctgaaagaaaaagaatcagAGACTGAAGTAGCGCTAGCTTCTCTCAATGCCGAGCTTCACAAGAACATGTCTAGACTAGCTCAAGCTGAAGCAGCTGCTGCTGCAAAGGCCACGATGGCTTCAAGATCAGCGATTCCTGATCGAAAACGAGATGACGATCAACGAGATGGCCTTACAGTCACAGAAGAGGAGAGGAGGAAGGATTTGCTTGTGAGGCTGGAGACTTCACCAACTTTGGCACAAATGTTGGATACTGCTGCAGAAAAGGAAGGTTTGTTTGGAGGAAGGTACAAGGAGAAAAAGACGATTAAAAAGAAGCCCATCATTCCTCTGGTGGGGGATTTGTTCTCAAGGAAAAAGGGATCTTCTACTTCAATGATTAATCCTCTGTATGCATCTTCTCATGTGAATCTGAACTGA
- the LOC113731906 gene encoding DExH-box ATP-dependent RNA helicase DExH7, chloroplastic isoform X2 encodes MAPKKKQQKQKTTSLSSSKSGSKGKASTSASVTKLQISAENENRLRRLLLNSGQSAPPPASTATDDAFTKEQKAKKLRSVYEKLSCEGFTDEQIERALSALKETATTESALDWLCLNLPGNELPLKFASGTSEHTNGGSVGVVSIAREDWVPTMDSSPDESKDELLNFSVKVKGQRDDETLESSQLSQADWVRKYMEQQEEDESETWESDLIEYDAERKVRETKFDVGTILRDYHSAMSEAVGAKERGDKETQKKAGQMIRKIVQQASALGLSADVLASDYERSSTASLKDSCSVSTPDENINAEDATSYIMERGTELAQSELEVDQNLVNGNSSIEFFSEGNLSSCPVKDEDALEGESEDVELGNFLFEDAPAGDVFPDEVLDLQKKERLRGLYSEKTFEKLEGIWTKGDPKKIPKAFLHQLCQREGWEAPRYSKMLDNGNNPSYTVSVLRKASGRGKSRKAGGLISVELPSQDLFSSDAEDAQNRVAAYALNLLFPDLPVHLPIVEPYASLIIHWKEGHLSKDIEASIKNRRAGFVDSLLNAAGPDHKDTADITSSSLDNEFEMPDAKETTNASVKLKGRATKYKKEAESSFLKTEQEKRKKLQKYQGMLESRAALPISQLKEDILQLLEDNNVLVVCGETGSGKTTQVPQLILDHMIEAGQGGDCNIICTQPRRIAAVSVAERVADERCEPSPGSKDSLVGYHVRLDSARNEKTKLLFCTTGILLRMVLGNKNLAGVSHVIVDEVHERSLLGDFLLIVLKNLIEKQSAHSTTKLKVILMSATVDSHLFSHYFGDCPVITAKGRTHPVSTYFLEDIYEQIDYRLASDSPAYINDETFSKEKRAAVGHHRGKRNLVLSAWGDETLLSEDLINPYYVPIHYQSHSEQTQQNLRKLNEDIIDYDLLEDLVCYIDETHPEGAILVFLPGVAEIEMLLDKLSASYRFGGPSSEWLLPLHSSIASEDQRKVFLRPPDNIRKVIIATNIAETSITIDDVVYVVDAGKHKENRYDPQKKLSSMVEDWISRANAKQRQGRAGRVKPGICFCLYTHHRYKNLMRPYQRCCACHWLNYVCRSSYFRLVA; translated from the exons ATGGCTCCAAAGAAGAAACAGCAAAAGCAGAAGACGACGTCGTTATCGTCCTCTAAGTCAGGTTCGAAAGGAAAAGCTTCAACGTCGGCGTCGGTTACCAAACTTCAGATATCCGCGGAAAACGAGAACCGGCTCCGCCGACTCTTGCTCAACTCCGGTCAGTCTGCGCCACCTCCGGCTTCCACTGCCACTGACGATGCTTTTACTAAGGAGCAGAAGGCCAAAAAGCTTCGTTCTGTTTATGAGAAGCTCTCCTGCGAAGGCTTCACTGATGAACAAATTGAACGCGCTCTCTCCGCTCTCAAG GAAACTGCGACCACCGAGAGTGCCTTAGATTGGTTATGCTTAAATTTGCCTGGTAATGAGCTCCCGCTGAAGTTTGCTAGTGGTACCTCTGAACACACAAATGGAG GCTCTGTTGGTGTTGTGTCAATTGCAAGGGAAGATTGGGTACCTACAATGGATTCTTCTCCAGATGAAAGCAAGGATGAATTGCTGAATTTTTCTGTTAAAGTTAAGGGGCAGCGGGATGATGAAACTTTAGAATCCTCTCAGTTATCTCAAGCGGACTGGGTACGCAAATATATGGAACAACAGGAAgag GATGAGTCTGAAACATGGGAATCAGATCTGATTGAGTATGATGCTGAGAGAAAG GTCCGAGAAACAAAGTTTGATGTTGGTACTATTTTGAGAGACTATCACAGTGCAATGTCAGAAGCGGTTGGTGCCAAAGAGAGAGGGGACAAGGAAACCCAGAAGAAAGCTGGGCAGATGATTCGCAAGATTGTGCAGCAGGCATCTGCCTTAG GATTATCAGCTGATGTCTTGGCCTCTGATTATGAGCGTTCTTCCACTGCTTCCTTGAAGGATTCATGTTCTGTTTCCACGCCTGACGAGAACATTAATGCTGAAGATGCTACTTCATACATCATGGAACGTGGTACAGAATTAGCTCAGTCGGAACTGGAGGTTGACCAAAACTTGGTAAACGGCAACAGCTCAATTGAGTTCTTCAGTGAAGGAAACCTTTCAAGTTGCCCTGTAAAAGATGAAGATGCTTTAGAAGGGGAATCGGAAGATGTAGAGCTTGGTAATTTCTTGTTTGAAGATGCCCCAGCTGGTGATGTTTTTCCAGATGAGGTACtggatctacaaaagaaagaaagactaAGGGGATTATACAGTGAGAAAACTTTTGAGAAACTAGAAGGCATTTGGACGAAG GGAGATCCAAAAAAGATTCCCAAGGCTTTTCTTCACCAACTTTGTCAGCGAGAAGGGTGGGaggcaccaagatatagtaaaATGCTTGACAACGGAAATAATCCCAGTTACACTGTTAGCGTATTGCGTAAAGCTAGCGGGAGGGGTAAAAGCAGAAAAGCTGGAGGACTAATTTCTGTGGAGCTTCCATCTCAAGATTTGTTTTCTAGTGATGCTGAG GATGCACAGAACAGAGTAGCGGCATATGCACTCAATCTCCTATTTCCTGACCTTCCTGTTCACCTGCCAATTGTGGAGCCATATGCTTCACTTATTATACACTGGAAGGAAG GGCACCTGTCGAAAGACATTGAAGCTAGCATTAAAAATCGCAGAGCTGGATTCGTGGACTCATTGCTAAATGCTGCTGGGCCTGATCATAAAGATACTGCAGATATCACCAGTAGTTCTCTGGATAATGAGTTTGAAATGCCTGATGCAAAAGAGACTACAAATGCTTCTGTAAAGTTGAAAGGTCGAG ctacaaaatataaaaaggaaGCAGAGAGCTCTTTTCTAAAGACtgaacaagaaaaaagaaagaaactgcAGAAGTACCAG GGAATGTTGGAGTCTAGAGCTGCCCTCCCTATTTCTCAGTTAAAAGAAGATATCTTACAGTTGCTAGAAGATAATAATGTTTTGGTTGTTTGTGGCGAAACTGGATCTGGGAAAACTACTCAG GTGCCACAACTTATACTGGATCACATGATCGAAGCAGGACAGGGTGGGGACTGCAACATTATATGCACACAACCAAGGAGGATTGCT GCTGTTTCTGTTGCTGAAAGAGTTGCAGATGAGCGTTGTGAACCTTCTCCTGGTTCAAAGGATTCTTTAGTTGGTTATCATGTTCGTCTGGATAGTGCAAG GAATGAAAAGACAAAGCTTCTTTTCTGTACCACTGGGATTCTTCTGAGGATGGTGTTG GGTAACAAAAATTTGGCTGGTGTTAGTCATGTCATTGTTGATGAAGTGCATGAACGTTCTCTCTTG GGTGATTTCCTACTCATTGTTTTGAAGAATCTGATTGAGAAGCAATCTGCTCACAGCACAACAAAGTTGAAAGTTATTCTTAT GTCTGCAACAGTTGATTCACATCTCTTTTCACATTATTTTGGTGATTGCCCTGTAATTACTGCAAAAGGCCGGACACATCCTGTGTCAACTTATTTTCTTGAGGATATTTATGAACAGATTGACTATCGTCTCGCTTCAGATTCTCCTGCATACATAAATGATGAAACATTCTCAAAAGAGAAG AGGGCTGCTGTTGGTCATCACAGAGGCAAGAGAAATCTTGTTTTATCTGCATGGGGTGATGAAACTTTGTTGTCTGAAGACTTGATCAACCCATATTATGTTCCCATTCATTATCAATCACATAGTGAGCAAACTCAACAGAATTTG AGGAAATTGAATGAAGACATAATTGATTATGATCTCCTTGAGGACCTGGTCTGCTACATAGATGAAACTCACCCAGAGGGTGCTATACTTGTCTTTCTGCCG GGAGTTGCTGAAATTGAGATGTTGCTTGATAAACTATCTGCTTCTTATCGTTTTGGTGGACCATCTTCAGAATGGTTACTTCCTTTACATTCATCTATAGCATCTGAGGATCAGAGAAAGGTCTTTTTAAGGCCTCCTGATAACATCCGCAAG GTCATAATTGCCACAAACATTGCAGAGACTAGTATAACAATTGATGATGTTGTGTACGTGGTAGATGCTGGAAAGCATAAGGAGAACCGTTATGATCCGCAGAAG AAACTATCAAGCATGGTTGAAGATTGGATATCTCGAGCAAATGCAAAGCAGCGGCAAGGAAGAGCTGGTCGTGTAAAACCAGGAATCTGCTTTTGTTTGTATACACACCACAGATATAAAAATCTGATGCGCCCATATCAG AGATGCTGCGCATGCCATTGGTTGAATTATGTCTGCAGATCAAGTTACTTTCGCTTGGTAGCATAA
- the LOC113731905 gene encoding nifU-like protein 2, chloroplastic translates to MQASCAVLNSPTYSCYTCQQQHQQRTLEPSSCSSSYPPPPHIKVSSFLNGGLWSSRRQNQLGGSTWRSVQINTPHDSRKPVVKAVATPDSAIELPLTAENVESVLDEIRPYLIADGGNVALHEIDGNVVKLKLQGACGSCPSSVMTMKMGIERRLMEKIPEVVAVESIPDEETGLELNEENVEKVLEEIRPYLVGAAGGSLELVRIEEPIVKVRITGPAAGVMTVRVAVTQKLREKIPAIAAVQLLQ, encoded by the exons atgcAAGCGAGTTGCGCGGTGTTGAATTCCCCGACATATTCATGCTATACTTGCCAACAACAACACCAGCAGCGAACCCTAGAACCCTCCTCCTGCTCATCTTCCTATCCTCCACCTCCTCATATCAAG GTTTCTAGTTTCTTGAACGGTGGGCTATGGTCGTCAAGAAGGCAGAATCAGTTGGGGGGCAGCACGTGGCGTTCTGTTCAGATTAATACGCCCCATGATTCCCGAAAACCAG TTGTAAAAGCTGTTGCTACGCCGGATTCAGCTATTGAATTGCCCCTCACCGCTGAAAATGTTGAGAGCGTGTTGGATGAAATCCGTCCCTACCTAATTGCAGATGGGGGTAATGTGGCATTACATGAAATTGATGGCAATGTTGTCAAGCTCAAGCTACAGGGAGCATGCGGTTCTTGTCCAAGCTCTGTAATGACAATGAAAATGGGCATTGAACGTCGACTAATGGAAAAGATCCCTGAAGTTGTTGCTGTTGAATCAATACCAGATGAGGAAACTGGCCTTGAGTTGAAcgaagaaaatgtagaaaag GTCCTTGAAGAAATAAGACCCTACCTTGTTGGTGCTGCTGGTGGAAGTTTGGAACTAGTCAGAATTGAGGAGCCGATAGTGAAGGTCCGGATAACTGGTCCTGCGGCAGGTGTGATGACTGTTCGTGTTGCAGTGACTCAGAAACTACGAGAAAAAATCCCAGCCATTGCAGCCGTACAGCTATTGCAGTAG